Within the Pseudomonas guangdongensis genome, the region TTGCGCGCCGTGCCGCAGGCACGCACAAAGTAGTCCGCCTGGTCGGCAGTTGGGCGTAGGGCGATCTTGTGGGTCAGGTGCATGATGGCTCGTTCTCCTTGAGCGCTTCGTCGAGCCTCTTGCGGTAGTTTTTCAACCCGTCGAGCCGTGCCGAGAAACAATGCGTGATGGTCATCAGGTCTTGCACCATTTCCTGCTCGGGAGACAGGCGCTCTTGATTGAGTACCAGGATTTCGCAGCCGTTCGATAGTGCATAATGCTTGAACCTGTCAAAACCGAAGCGGGTCAGTCGATCACGGTGCGCCAGAATCAAGACCTTGACCTCACCGCAACCAATCGAGTCCATCAGAACGAGAAACTTTTTACGCTTGAATTTCAAGTCCCCGCCGACTTCCTCGACAAACTCGACGCCAGCCAACCCGCGAGCAACCACTAATTCCTCGATACCCTGCGCTGAATGGCTAGGTCAGACCGCTGCTCAGCGCTGGAGACGCGGCAGTACGCGATTTGGCACACAGGCTCACCGACAGGCTGCTGCAGGCCGAGGAACTCACGAATCTGGCGCTCGGTATAGCAGCGCCGATTGGTGACTGTACGCACAATGGGCAACAGGCACCCTTCGCGCTCCCAGCGTTGCAGTGTCTTGACGGTGACGCCCAGCCGCTTCGCGGCTGGGCCAGTGCTTATAGTGTTTTCCATAAGTACACTCAAAAATTAAAAAGCACTATGCGAAATAGCAGATTCAAGCTCTTTGGAGGGCCGGCTCGCCACGGCGCAGGAAACGCTGCACCTCCGGCGGGCCGGCGTCGAGCAGTTGCCGCAGCGGGCCGAGGGCGATCTGGGTACGCGTGCGGTTGTCGAGGAACAGGCAGGTGTCGGCCACCCGGTAGATGCTCGGCAGCTCGTGGGTGACCAGCACGATGCTGGCGCCCAGGCTGTCGCGCAGTTCGAGGATCAGTTCGTCGAGCGCCTGGCAGCTGAGCGGATCGAGGCCGGCCGAGGGCTCGTCGAAGAACAGGATTTCCGGATCCAGAGCCAGCGCGCGGGCCAGCCCGGCGCGCTTGCGCATGCCGCCGGACAGCTCGGCCGGGTACAGCCCGTCGCAGCCGGGCAGGCCGACCAGGGCCAGCTTGAGGGCGGCCAGTTCGGCCCGTTCGGCGCGGCTCAGCTGCGGGTGGTAGGCGGCCAGAGGCAGGGCGATGTTCTCCGCCAGGGTCATGCCGCTCCACAGCGCGCCGTTCTGGTAGAGCACGCCGAAGTGCCGCTGCAGGCTGGCGCGGCGATCCTCGTCGTTGGCCCAGAAGTCCTCGCCACGGAACAGCACCCGCCCGGCCAGTGGCGCCTGCAGGCCGATCAGGTGGCGCAGCAGGGTGCTCTTGCCGCAGCCGCTGCCGCCCATCACCACGAACACCTCGCCGCGGCGGATGGCGAAGTTCAGGTCGTGCTGGATCACCTTGCGCCCGTAGCCGGCGCTGAGGTTCTCCACGCGCAGCAGCGCCTCGTCCATGTTCAGATCCCCAGCTGGGTGCAGATAAGGGTGATCAGCGCATCGCTGACCACCAGGGCGACGATGATGCTGACCACCGCGCGGGTGGTGGCCTGGCCGACCGCCTGGGCGTTGCGCCCGCAGGCCAGCCCGTAGTGGCAGCCGATCAGGCCGATCAGCACGGCGAACACCAGGCTCTTGAAGATGCCGAGCAGGAAGTCGGTGAGGCCGAGCATCTCCAGGCTCTGCTTGAGGTACAGCGGCGCGGAGATGTCGAACAGCCCGGCACCGATGACGAAACCGCCGAGAATGCCCAGGGCGTCGGCGAACACGCAGAGGATCGGCATGCTCACCAGCAGCGCCAGCAGGCGCGGCAGCACCAGGAACTCCAGCGGCGGGAAGCCGAAGGTCTTCAGCGCGTCGATCTCCTCGTTGGCCTGCATGCTGCCGAGCTCGGCGGCGTAGGCCGCGCCGGTGCGCCCGGCCATGATCACCGCGGTCATCAGCGCGCCCATCTCGCGGGTCATGCCGATGGCCACCATGTTGGCGATATACAGCTGGGCGCCGAACGCCTGCAGCTGGGCGGCACCGACGAAGGCGAGGATCAGGCCGACCAAGGTGGCGATCAGCGCGACGATCGGCAGCGCGCCGGGACCGCACTGCGCCAGCGCCGCCCAGAAGTCGCTGCCGCGCATCCGCGCGCGCCCCCGCAGCAGGCGGCCGAGCGCCAGCACCACCTCGCCGCAGAAGGTACAGGCATTGACCAGCGCGCCATGGACCTGCAGGACCGTCAGGCCGAGCCGCGACACCGCGCCGGGGCGGGCCGGCGGCTCCTCCGCGCGGGCCGCCGGTGCGGCCGCCATCGCCAGCAGCCGCGCCACGCCATCCGGCAGGCCGTGCAGCTCCAGCGCGCACTGCTCGTCGGCGGCCAGCCGCTGCAAGCGGCGCAGCAGGGCCAGCAGGCTGCTGTCCCAGGCCTGCAGGGCCTCGACCTGCAGACGCAGGCGCGTGGGCCGCTCGGCCCGGCTGCGCCACACCGCCAACAGCTCGGGCTTGTCCGCCGCCAGGATCCAGTGTCCGGACAGACGCAGCAGCGCCGCGCCGTCCCGCTCGCCGGCCCAGGCCAGTTGTGCCCGAAGAGTGTCCGCCTGCGTCATTCCCCCGCTCCTTGACTCGCCGCCCGCGCCGGCCCGGCGCTGCGCGCCTTCTACCCTACCCGATCGGGCCGCGCGGGGGGACCGCAACGCGCCGCGCGCGGTTCAATAACCGTCGTCGAGGTCAGGCGTCCAGTCCAGCGCCGCGAGGCGCTCGACGCCGGTTTCCAGCCTGCCGTCGGCATGCAGGCGCAGCCAGCGGTAGCCGGGCAGCTCGCGGCCGATGGCGAACTCGGCGCTGCCGGGGGCAAACTGCACGCAGGTGGACGGCGAGGCCAGCAGACGCACGCCGTGCCGCCAGCGATCCAGTTCCTGATGCACGTGCCCCCAGAGCAGTGCGCGCAGGTTCGGATAGCGGTCGGTGATGGCGAACAGCGCCTCGGCATTGTCCAGGCCGATGGGGTCGAGCCAGGCGCAGCCGACCGGCAGCGGATGATGGTGGAAGGACAGCAGCACCGGGCGCTCGCCGGCCTCGTCCAGGGCCCGCTCCAGCAGCGCCAGCTGCGCCGCGTCGAGATGGCCGGCGACCTGCCCCGGCACGCTGGAGTCGAGCAGGATCAGTCGCCAGTTGCCCAGGTCGGTCACCGCCTCGCACCGCGCGCTGCCGGCGCAGGCCGCCTGCAGCACGGCGGCCTCGTCGTGGTTGCCGGGATACCAGCGCGCCGGCGCATCCAGCACCGCGCTCAGCGCGGCGAAGCGCGCATAGGAGGCCGGCGAGCCGTCCTGGGACAGGTCGCCGCTGGCCAGCAGCAGGTCGATACGCGGCTGCTGCGCGCGCGCCAGCGCCACCACCTGCTGCAGGCTGTCGGCGGTATCCAGGCCGAGCAGGGTGCGCCCGGCCTCGGCGAACAGGTGACTGTCGGACAGTTGCACCAGGGTCAGGGGGGCGTGGGCGGCGAAACTGGGCAAGGGCCATCTCCAGCAGGGCTGTCGGGAAGAAATTCGCAGGGCAATGGTGGCACGCACTCGACGCCTGGAACGCCAAATACATCACACTATCAGGCCGCCGGCGACCACCCTGGCGTCGCTTCCGCCAGATACCCGACACTCTGATAGTGCGCCAGCCACTCGCCGAGAAACAGGTTGAGCTGGGTCTTCTCGTCCGGCTGGTGCATCGCCGCGTTGGGATAGGCATAGCGCGCCTGCAGGCGGCGGCAGTGATCGGCGCCGACCACCTCGGCCAGCCGCGCATCGTGGTAGACGCGCACCAGCAGGCGCGGCGCCGGCAGCCAGTCGAGCGCGCGCCGCTCGTGAAGCTCGACGCTGCTGGTGTAGGGGCCGGCGGCGCTGACCTGCAGCACCAGCACCGCCTCGCCCGCACCGAGCGCCACCTCGCGGCGCTGGGCCTGTTCGCGCATGCCCGGCAGCAGGCGCATCAGACGTGCATAGTTGGCGGCGCAGGCGGCCTGCAGGGCGGCCAGGTCGACCCGGTAACGCTCGGCGGCGCGACTCAACGCCAGACCTGACGCAGCTGTTCGCGGTTCAGCGCCAGCCACTGCAGGGCGATGATGCTCGCCGCGTTGTCGAAACGTCCGGCCTGCATCGCCGCCAGAGCCTGGTCGAAGGCCATGACATGCACGCGGATGTCCTCGCCCTCCTCGGCCAGGCCGTGCAGGCCGCCGACGCCCTGGCTGTCGCAGCGGCCGACGAACAGGTAGACGCGCTCGTCGCTGCCGCCGGGCGAAGGGTAGTAGGAGGTCACCGGCCACAGCGCCTGCAGCGTCACCCCGGCCTCCTCCTGGGCCTCGCGATAGGCCACCGCCTCGGGCGACTCGCCCTTGTCGATCAGCCCGGCCACCGGCTCCAGCAGCCAGGGCCGCGCGCTCTTGTCCAGCGCGCCGACGCGGAACTGCTCGATCGCCACCACGCAATCGCGCTGCGGATCGTAGGGCAGCACGCAGACCGCATCGTGGCGCACGAACAGCTCGCGGCTGATCTCCGGGCCCATGCCGCCGCGGAACAGGCTGTGACGCAGGCGCAGCCGGTCCAGCGCATAGAAACCGCGAAAACAGGCCTCGCGCTCGACGATCTCCACCTGCAGCTCGTCGCTGCCCACTGCATCGCTCATCGTAATTTTGCGCGAGAACCTCGGCATTCATGCCGGGGAGGGATAGCGCGGCGCCCGCAGGGTGCCCCTCTTCTCGCTTCTCCTGGGTTGAGGCTATCTTGAGTTGATTCTCTGACTGTGTATGCATACAGTCAACGTATGAAAACGAAGCGCGCCTACCGATACCGTTTCTACCCGACACCCGCGCAGGAAGTCCTGCTAGCGCAGACATTCGGCTGCGTGCGTTCCGCCTACAACACGATCCTCGCCTGGCGTACCCAGGCCTACGAGTCCGAGCAGAAACGCATCGATTACAAAGAGGCCAGCGCTCAGTTGACCGTCTTGAAGAAAGACCCGGCACGGAGCTATCTCAACGAAGTGTCCTGCGTTCCCCTGCAGCAGTGCCTCCGGCACCAGCAACAGGCCTTCACGAACTTCTTCGAGAAACGCGCCGGATACCCGGCGATGAAGTCGAAGAAATACCGCCAGTCGGCCGAGTTCACGGCCTCGGCCTTCACGTATCGCGATGGCCAGCTGTTTCTCGCCAAGTGCAAGGAGCCCTTGGCGATCCGATGGACGAAAGGCCGAGAAACCCTGCCCTCGATGCCATCGACGGTGACGGTATCGCGCGACACCGCGGGCCGCTACTTCGTTTCGCTGCTGTGCGAGGTCGAAACCCCACCGCTGCCGGTGTCGCCGCGAACGACCGGCATCGATCTGGGCCTGAAGGCGTTGTTCGTCACCAGCGAGGGCGAGCAGATCGACAACCCGCGGCACACCGCAAAGTACGCTGCACGCCTGGCGAAAGCCCAGCGAGCGCTGAGTCGCAAGCAGCGCGGCTCGAAGAACCGGGCCAAGGCCCGGCACAAGGTCGCTCGCCTGCATGCGAAAATCGCTGACACCCGACGCGACGACTTGCACAAGCTGTCGCACAGACTGATTCACGAAAACCAAGTGGTCTGTGTCGAGTCGTTGGCGGTAAAAAACATGATCCGCTATCGCAGCCAGAGCAAGGCCATTGCCGACACCGGCTGGGGCGAGCTGGTGCGCCAGCTCGAGTACAAGGCGGCATGGACCGGGCGTCAGCTGGTCAAGATCGACCGCTGGTTTCCCAGCAGCAAGCGCTGCTCGTGCTGCGGTCACACCCTGGCCTCGCTGCCGCTGAGGGTCCGTGACTGGACCTGCCCGGCGTGCGGCTCGCACCACGACCGCGACCTCAACGCCGCGATCAATATCAAAGCCGCCGGGCTGGCGGTGTTAGCCCTTGGAGAGAACGTAAGAGGCATCGGTCAAGTACCGTTGTCCTGATCTCGATGAATTGGGAATCTCTACCCTTCAGGGCGGAGAGCAGTCAATGCCTCACTCCTCCGCCAGAGCACGCCGGCCATTCGAAAGCGTGCAGTTTAACGGCACTCGCCCGCGTCGTGCGCGCGGATTATCGGCGTGCCGCCGCTCTTGAGCGGCGGCGTCCAGCGAGCGATGCTGTACGCCCCGCCGCCCCAGGAGTCCCCATGCGCCCGCTTCCCCTGTTCGCCCTCGCCTACCTGCCGCTGCTCGGCGCCTGCCAATGGCTGGCGCCGCAGCCGGCTTCGCCCGCCGTGCAGAAGATCGCCTGGGAGCAGCGCGCCGAGGGCTGCCAGAGCGAGCGCTGCAGCCTGGTCAACGTCGAGACTCTGCGTATCTCCGACGTCCCCGCGCTGGATGCGCAGATCGAGCGGGCGCTGCTGGCGATGACCCGGGAAGCCGACGGCCAGCCGCTGCCTGCCTCGCTGCGCGGCTACGCCGACGCCCTGCTGGCCGAGTCGCGCGAGGGCCGGGAAACCTGGCTGCAGGCCAAGTTGGTCGACCGCCATGGCGACCTGCTGGTGATCGAGCTGTCCAGCTACCTGTACAGCGGCGGCGCCCACGGCATGCCGGGGCGCGGTTTCATCAACTACTCGCTGAGCCGACAGCGCGCGCTGCAGCTCGACGACCTGCTGCTGCCCGGCCAGGAAGACGCCTTCTGGACCGCAGCCCGCGAGGCGCGGCGCGACTGGCTCAAGGCCCAGCAACTGGACCAGAACCGCGACTTCCAGGCCAGCTGGCCGTTCGTGCCCACCGCCAACATCGCCCTACTGCACGACAAGCTGCAGCTCAAGTACGACGTCTACGCCCTGGCGCCCTACGCCATGGGCCACCCGACTCTGGAGATTCCCTACCCGCGGCTGCAGGGGGTGCTCAGGCCGGAGTATCTACCGGCGCGCTGAAGCTCAGAACAAGCTTTTAAAACTGCTCTGTTAGACCCACCCAAAACGATTCATCAAGTTTTACGCGAGAAACCTCGGCATTCATGCCGAGGTGGGATAGCGCGGCGCCCGCAGAGCGTCCCTATTCTCACACCCCCTGGGTTGAGGCTATTTCTCACGCCTGACGGCGATTCTGGCGGCTCTCAGTTATACCATTTCCCGAGACACGATCTAGCATGTATCTGAAATAACCAACCTTTTAAATACCGGGCTCATTCATATCATCAAAGTTGTAACTCTCAGATTCATAATCCGAGGCAACCTCGATCTGCACAGCCTCGTTATTTGTAGAGCTAGGCTGTCCACTTCTAACTCTATCGAGCCAGTCGCTATGGCTATTAATGACCTCACGAGAGCATTCGACAGACAAAACATTAGAGCCTGACTTTAGTCGCGCTTGCCCCGCTCGACCATAATAAGATTTTGATTTTCCACTGGCATGCCCCATCGCCGCACTCACCAGCTCAGGCGAAAATCCCAGTTTTTTAAGGTCAGCTGACATCTGGTGACGAATACTGTATGCTGTAACTCCAGAAAAACCACAACGCTTACCAACTCGTGACATGCGCGCACTGAAATTCTTAACATTCATTGAATCTGTAACCGCATACCCGCCATGCATATCAACCCATTTACTGATGACTCCTATTACAATAGGAGAGTTCGAAAGATCAACAACCAGCTTACGTAATGGCTGCCCACCCTGAGTTGCTAGTGATGTTTTTGACCCGATGATATAAAACTCAAAAATTTCATCCGAATACTCTGAGCGACTTACCAGAACACCGCCACATGCCTCACTAGGACGGCAACCAGTACAGATAATAACTGCAGCTAAAACCCTATCCACATCTGACCTTATAAAGCCAAGAAACTGCTCCCGCCAACTCCATGGCAAACCCTTCAGCGTTTTACGCTTACTGTTTTTTTGAGAGCCAGAGCAATTCTTCAGCTCCGCAGGTGCTCCCCAGAAGCTCTTATTCCAGAAATAGCAAATCTCAGTCGTCTTAGCATAGATCTCTTCATCATAATCATTAGTTTTTTCTTCGATCCTCCAGTTGATCAAAATTAAAATTTCCTCGACAACCTTGCGCACGTGTGCAGCACGATATTTACGCAAAGTCCCACGTGAAATCCCAAATTTAACTGCATACTCTAATGGGCCCAGCCCACTGAGAGCCATGCGCTTCAGAGCCCTCTTATACTCAATAACTGACCTGGCACTCAATGGAGGACTCAGAACATAAAACACCATTGAAAAAATCTGATTCAGATCCTCTAGCCGAATAACCTTGCGATCATTTAAGAATTCAAATCCTGATCCTTTCCTGATATCATCTACAGACCCCACTCTGAATAAACCCTGCAGCACAGCCGCACGCGCGTAAAACCTAGCATCCGCTCTCGGCGCTGGGCTCGACTCAGAAAAACCATCATTTCCACCCACCTTGCCACAGTCATACAATGAATTCTCATTAGCATCAATATAAACCGGATTAAAACAAAAAAACCCCAGGAAATACCAGCCGGCATCTCTTGCCTGACAAATTCAATGACCTCTGCTTTCAAAGGATCATCAAGACCTAACTGGTCACCCAAATTATTGATCGATAAGCCACCCGAGCTTCCACCAGACAAAACATCATTGGCTTCCTGATCTGGCTGCTCGACACTCTCCCCGCTAAACCTCCGTTTCATACCTGCCTCCAGCGCTGAGTCTAACCATGACAACTACTTCAAAAAGTAGACGCCATTATCAACGCCCATGCAAGAGCTTCCGAAACACCACTTTTCGGGAATGTTTTATTATTGAGTACGCACCAGCATAGTAAAAGCGAATATAATATACATAACAAACACCCCGCGTAACACCAAGATACAAATTGGCTGCCTCTCGCAGCCATGGGATACGCCAGGCCGATCATGATAGCGGTGAGCGCGAGGCCTACGGGGTCGTAGCCGATCTGCAAGGTACTGCCGATTGCCCCATCGACCTACTACGAACATGCTGCCCGCAAAGCGGACTCTGCCCGGCAGCCTGCTCACAGGCGCCGGGGTGATGTGCTCTGCGGGCATGTCCAGCGCGTCTCCAATAGGCAGGCAATCGTCCAAACGGTCGCGGTACTTCCTGTAACAGCCACGAACCAGCCCCGGTTGCTGTCCAACGGCCGCGGTAAACAGAACAGCGGGACAAGAAGAGCACCTATCGGCACGTGTTCAAGATGCTTGGTATTTCCAGACATCCGCCCCGCTGGATGAATATTACGCTGCTGCAGCCTAGGCATGCGTAGCCTTCGACAAGTTGCGCAGTATAGGGTTTGCAAAGCTCACCTAATCTCGCTGGTTGTCGTTGCCGAGAACTATCCCGCAGAAACGAACAACGGGCCCGTAGGCCCGTTGTTCAGAGTAGAGGCTGGATCGTCACACCTTGTGGTACAGCTGCGAGCCCTGGGCCTTGAACTCCGCGGCCTTGGCCTGCATCTCGCGCTCGACGTCGACGTCCACCGCGTCGATGCGCTCCAGGTTGGCGGCGTAGTCGCGCACTTCCTGGGTGATCTTCATCGAGCAGAACTTCGGCCCGCACATGGAGCAGAAGTGCGCGACCTTGGCCGACTCCTTGGGCAGGGTCTCGTCGTGGTAGCTACGCGCGGTGTCCGGGTCGAGGCCGAGGTTGAACTGGTCTTCCCAGCGGAACTCGAAGCGCGCCTTGGACAGGGCGTTGTCACGGATCTGCGCGCCCGGGTGGCCCTTGGCGAGATCCGCGGCGTGCGCGGCGATCTTGTAGGTGATGATGCCGGTCTTCACGTCGTCCTTGTTGGGCAGGCCGAGGTGCTCCTTCGGGGTGACGTAGCAGAGCATGGCGCAGCCGAACCAGCCGATCATCGCCGCGCCGATGCCGGAGGTGATGTGGTCGTAACCCGGGGCGATGTCGGTGGTCAGCGGGCCGAGGGTGTAGAACGGCGCCTCGTCGCAGCATTCCAGCTGCTTGTCCATGTTCTCCTTGATCATGTGCATCGGCACATGACCCGGGCCTTCGATCATTGTCTGCACGTCATGCTGCCAGGCGATCTTGGTCAGTTCGCCGAGGGTTTCCAGCTCGCCGAACTGCGCGGCGTCGTTGGCGTCGGCGATCGAGCCCGGACGCAGGCCGTCGCCCAGCGAGAAGCTGACGTCGTAGGCCTTCATGATTTCGCAGATTTCCTCGAAGTGGGTATAGAGGAAATTCTCCTGGTGATGCGCCAGGCACCACTTGGCCATGATCGAGCCACCGCGGGAAACGATGCCGGTGACGCGCTTGGCGGTCAGCGGCACATAGCGCAGCAGCACGCCGGCATGGATGGTGAAGTAGTCCACGCCCTGCTCGGCCTGTTCGATCAGGGTGTCGCGGAACAGCTCCCAGGTCAGGTCCTCGGCGACGCCACCGACCTTCTCCAGCGCCTGGTAGATCGGCACGGTGCCGATCGGCACCGGCGAGTTGCGGATGATCCACTCGCGGGTCTCGTGGATGTGCTTGCCGGTGGACAGGTCCATGACGGTGTCCGAGCCCCAGCGGATGCCCCAGGTCAGCTTGGCGACTTCCTCTTCAATGCTCGAACCGAGAGCACTGTTGCCGATATTGCCGTTGATCTTCACCAGGAAGTTGCGGCCGATGATCATCGGCTCCAGCTCCACGTGGTTGATGTTGGCCGGGATGATGGCGCGGCCGCGGGCGATTTCCTCGCGGACGAACTCGGGCGTGATCTCCTTGGGGATGGCGGCGCCGAA harbors:
- a CDS encoding recombinase family protein; this encodes MVARGLAGVEFVEEVGGDLKFKRKKFLVLMDSIGCGEVKVLILAHRDRLTRFGFDRFKHYALSNGCEILVLNQERLSPEQEMVQDLMTITHCFSARLDGLKNYRKRLDEALKENEPSCT
- a CDS encoding MerR family DNA-binding transcriptional regulator produces the protein MENTISTGPAAKRLGVTVKTLQRWEREGCLLPIVRTVTNRRCYTERQIREFLGLQQPVGEPVCQIAYCRVSSAEQRSDLAIQRRVSRN
- a CDS encoding ABC transporter ATP-binding protein; amino-acid sequence: MDEALLRVENLSAGYGRKVIQHDLNFAIRRGEVFVVMGGSGCGKSTLLRHLIGLQAPLAGRVLFRGEDFWANDEDRRASLQRHFGVLYQNGALWSGMTLAENIALPLAAYHPQLSRAERAELAALKLALVGLPGCDGLYPAELSGGMRKRAGLARALALDPEILFFDEPSAGLDPLSCQALDELILELRDSLGASIVLVTHELPSIYRVADTCLFLDNRTRTQIALGPLRQLLDAGPPEVQRFLRRGEPALQRA
- a CDS encoding MlaE family ABC transporter permease, translating into MTQADTLRAQLAWAGERDGAALLRLSGHWILAADKPELLAVWRSRAERPTRLRLQVEALQAWDSSLLALLRRLQRLAADEQCALELHGLPDGVARLLAMAAAPAARAEEPPARPGAVSRLGLTVLQVHGALVNACTFCGEVVLALGRLLRGRARMRGSDFWAALAQCGPGALPIVALIATLVGLILAFVGAAQLQAFGAQLYIANMVAIGMTREMGALMTAVIMAGRTGAAYAAELGSMQANEEIDALKTFGFPPLEFLVLPRLLALLVSMPILCVFADALGILGGFVIGAGLFDISAPLYLKQSLEMLGLTDFLLGIFKSLVFAVLIGLIGCHYGLACGRNAQAVGQATTRAVVSIIVALVVSDALITLICTQLGI
- the cpdA gene encoding 3',5'-cyclic-AMP phosphodiesterase, with the translated sequence MPSFAAHAPLTLVQLSDSHLFAEAGRTLLGLDTADSLQQVVALARAQQPRIDLLLASGDLSQDGSPASYARFAALSAVLDAPARWYPGNHDEAAVLQAACAGSARCEAVTDLGNWRLILLDSSVPGQVAGHLDAAQLALLERALDEAGERPVLLSFHHHPLPVGCAWLDPIGLDNAEALFAITDRYPNLRALLWGHVHQELDRWRHGVRLLASPSTCVQFAPGSAEFAIGRELPGYRWLRLHADGRLETGVERLAALDWTPDLDDGY
- a CDS encoding DUF1249 domain-containing protein — encoded protein: MALSRAAERYRVDLAALQAACAANYARLMRLLPGMREQAQRREVALGAGEAVLVLQVSAAGPYTSSVELHERRALDWLPAPRLLVRVYHDARLAEVVGADHCRRLQARYAYPNAAMHQPDEKTQLNLFLGEWLAHYQSVGYLAEATPGWSPAA
- a CDS encoding NUDIX domain-containing protein, which translates into the protein MSDAVGSDELQVEIVEREACFRGFYALDRLRLRHSLFRGGMGPEISRELFVRHDAVCVLPYDPQRDCVVAIEQFRVGALDKSARPWLLEPVAGLIDKGESPEAVAYREAQEEAGVTLQALWPVTSYYPSPGGSDERVYLFVGRCDSQGVGGLHGLAEEGEDIRVHVMAFDQALAAMQAGRFDNAASIIALQWLALNREQLRQVWR
- a CDS encoding RNA-guided endonuclease TnpB family protein — encoded protein: MKTKRAYRYRFYPTPAQEVLLAQTFGCVRSAYNTILAWRTQAYESEQKRIDYKEASAQLTVLKKDPARSYLNEVSCVPLQQCLRHQQQAFTNFFEKRAGYPAMKSKKYRQSAEFTASAFTYRDGQLFLAKCKEPLAIRWTKGRETLPSMPSTVTVSRDTAGRYFVSLLCEVETPPLPVSPRTTGIDLGLKALFVTSEGEQIDNPRHTAKYAARLAKAQRALSRKQRGSKNRAKARHKVARLHAKIADTRRDDLHKLSHRLIHENQVVCVESLAVKNMIRYRSQSKAIADTGWGELVRQLEYKAAWTGRQLVKIDRWFPSSKRCSCCGHTLASLPLRVRDWTCPACGSHHDRDLNAAINIKAAGLAVLALGENVRGIGQVPLS
- a CDS encoding RsiV family protein — protein: MRPLPLFALAYLPLLGACQWLAPQPASPAVQKIAWEQRAEGCQSERCSLVNVETLRISDVPALDAQIERALLAMTREADGQPLPASLRGYADALLAESREGRETWLQAKLVDRHGDLLVIELSSYLYSGGAHGMPGRGFINYSLSRQRALQLDDLLLPGQEDAFWTAAREARRDWLKAQQLDQNRDFQASWPFVPTANIALLHDKLQLKYDVYALAPYAMGHPTLEIPYPRLQGVLRPEYLPAR
- a CDS encoding site-specific integrase, which codes for MYDCGKVGGNDGFSESSPAPRADARFYARAAVLQGLFRVGSVDDIRKGSGFEFLNDRKVIRLEDLNQIFSMVFYVLSPPLSARSVIEYKRALKRMALSGLGPLEYAVKFGISRGTLRKYRAAHVRKVVEEILILINWRIEEKTNDYDEEIYAKTTEICYFWNKSFWGAPAELKNCSGSQKNSKRKTLKGLPWSWREQFLGFIRSDVDRVLAAVIICTGCRPSEACGGVLVSRSEYSDEIFEFYIIGSKTSLATQGGQPLRKLVVDLSNSPIVIGVISKWVDMHGGYAVTDSMNVKNFSARMSRVGKRCGFSGVTAYSIRHQMSADLKKLGFSPELVSAAMGHASGKSKSYYGRAGQARLKSGSNVLSVECSREVINSHSDWLDRVRSGQPSSTNNEAVQIEVASDYESESYNFDDMNEPGI
- the thiC gene encoding phosphomethylpyrimidine synthase ThiC, whose translation is MSATEHKNLSESAQVDQQSVQPLPNSRKVYVQGSRPDIRVPMREISLADTPTDFGGEKNAPVLVYDTSGPYTDPNVSIDVRKGLADVRSAWIDERGDTEKLPGLTSEFGNRRLNDAELTQMRFAHVRNPRRAKAGANVTQMHYARKGIITPEMEYVAIRENMKLQEAREAGLLAQQHPGHSFGAAIPKEITPEFVREEIARGRAIIPANINHVELEPMIIGRNFLVKINGNIGNSALGSSIEEEVAKLTWGIRWGSDTVMDLSTGKHIHETREWIIRNSPVPIGTVPIYQALEKVGGVAEDLTWELFRDTLIEQAEQGVDYFTIHAGVLLRYVPLTAKRVTGIVSRGGSIMAKWCLAHHQENFLYTHFEEICEIMKAYDVSFSLGDGLRPGSIADANDAAQFGELETLGELTKIAWQHDVQTMIEGPGHVPMHMIKENMDKQLECCDEAPFYTLGPLTTDIAPGYDHITSGIGAAMIGWFGCAMLCYVTPKEHLGLPNKDDVKTGIITYKIAAHAADLAKGHPGAQIRDNALSKARFEFRWEDQFNLGLDPDTARSYHDETLPKESAKVAHFCSMCGPKFCSMKITQEVRDYAANLERIDAVDVDVEREMQAKAAEFKAQGSQLYHKV